A stretch of the Effusibacillus pohliae DSM 22757 genome encodes the following:
- a CDS encoding MFS transporter has product MTEEKQSFCIGKLNHFHLLVAGKTISDIGSSLDMVALNLYVYILTGSAFQMGIFMAVRLLGGFLAGFYSGVLADRMNRKSLMILSDVVRSIALLALVLSPADWQLPLLYMVAAVTGVFGSMFNVALQSSIPVIAKDESLIKANALINSLQSVSLLIGTLTAGIMLSFFSYQTIFAVDAISYLVSAANLLWLPIRTSENRHAAHAKASLFKEVGTTYLFLRALPVLLAVMFIRMMDTFGSGSHNVGIPVYSTRLDPDHPSLYMGLIWTCWAIGYLIASRGMAKWFKPKSEAQNEFLFGISTFLMSLFFILVFVDVFSYYLILLFACLAGISDGVSSICFNSRLQMVTDEKRGRVIGVSTALLTIGFGVGMVISSLLFDKFEPIVVVGLLHGIPMVMALGYTLYFYGKWKSGFRKATGANDMVEL; this is encoded by the coding sequence TTGACAGAGGAAAAACAGTCGTTCTGCATAGGGAAATTGAACCATTTTCATCTATTGGTTGCAGGCAAGACCATCTCCGACATCGGCAGCTCTCTCGACATGGTGGCACTCAATTTGTATGTATACATATTGACCGGAAGCGCTTTTCAGATGGGGATCTTTATGGCCGTTCGCCTGCTGGGCGGTTTTTTGGCGGGCTTTTATTCCGGTGTCCTGGCCGATCGAATGAACCGCAAATCTTTAATGATTCTCTCGGATGTGGTACGAAGCATCGCGTTGCTCGCTCTTGTCCTCAGTCCTGCCGATTGGCAGCTTCCACTGCTGTACATGGTCGCTGCCGTGACCGGCGTATTCGGGAGCATGTTTAACGTTGCTCTGCAATCGAGCATACCTGTAATCGCGAAAGATGAATCGTTGATCAAAGCCAACGCGCTGATCAACTCTCTCCAATCGGTTTCCCTTTTGATCGGAACGCTGACTGCTGGCATCATGCTTAGTTTTTTCAGTTATCAAACGATATTTGCGGTTGATGCCATCAGCTATCTCGTGTCGGCAGCCAACCTGTTGTGGCTGCCTATCCGAACCAGCGAAAACCGCCATGCGGCGCACGCAAAAGCATCGTTATTCAAAGAAGTGGGAACCACTTACCTATTTCTTCGCGCGCTGCCGGTATTGCTGGCTGTGATGTTCATCCGCATGATGGATACATTCGGTTCCGGATCCCATAATGTCGGCATTCCTGTCTATTCCACCCGGCTTGATCCGGATCATCCTTCGTTGTATATGGGCTTGATCTGGACCTGTTGGGCAATCGGTTATTTGATCGCCTCCCGGGGAATGGCCAAATGGTTCAAACCCAAAAGTGAAGCGCAGAACGAATTTCTGTTCGGAATTTCGACGTTTTTGATGTCCCTCTTCTTTATATTGGTGTTTGTGGATGTTTTTTCCTATTATCTGATTTTACTGTTTGCCTGCCTGGCCGGAATTTCCGATGGCGTTTCAAGCATTTGTTTCAATTCCCGGTTGCAGATGGTTACGGATGAAAAACGTGGACGCGTAATTGGCGTATCCACCGCTCTGCTGACAATCGGTTTCGGGGTGGGCATGGTGATCTCCTCGCTGTTGTTTGACAAATTTGAACCGATTGTCGTGGTGGGGCTGCTGCATGGGATTCCGATGGTAATGGCTCTCGGGTATACTCTCTATTTTTATGGAAAATGGAAATCCGGTTTCCGGAAAGCGACCGGTGCCAACGATATGGTTGAATTGTAG
- a CDS encoding glycine--tRNA ligase: MSEQKVTMDQIVALAKHRGFIFPGSEIYGGLANTWDYGPLGVELKNNVKKAWWKKFIQECPYNVGLDSAILMNPQTWVASGHVGNFNDPMIDCRNCKARHRADKLIENALAEKGIEMVVDGLSFEEMQRLIKEHDIACPDCGAKDFTDIRQFNLMFKTFQGVTETSANQIYLRPETAQGIFVNFKNVQRTMRKKLPFGIGQIGKSFRNEITPGNFTFRTREFEQMELEFFCKPGDDLKWFEYWREFCYKWLLGLGMTEKNLRLRDHSPEELSHYSNATTDIEYKFPFGWGELWGIADRTDFDLRRHMEHSGEDFHYLDPETNEKFIPYCIEPSLGADRVTLAFLIDAYDEEELGEGDKRTVLRFHPALAPVKAAILPLSKKLSEEAYKIYEVLSAEFNCDFDETGSIGKRYRRQDEIGTPFCITYDFDSQTDGQVTVRERDSMEQVRMPIRELKEYLAEKVKF, translated from the coding sequence ATGAGCGAACAGAAAGTGACGATGGATCAAATCGTTGCGTTGGCGAAGCATCGGGGGTTTATTTTTCCCGGTTCGGAGATTTACGGGGGGCTGGCCAACACGTGGGATTACGGACCGCTGGGCGTTGAGTTGAAAAACAATGTGAAAAAGGCCTGGTGGAAAAAGTTCATCCAGGAGTGTCCCTACAATGTGGGGCTTGATTCGGCGATTCTGATGAACCCGCAAACCTGGGTGGCATCCGGTCACGTCGGCAACTTTAATGATCCGATGATCGACTGCAGAAACTGCAAAGCCCGCCACCGGGCGGATAAACTGATCGAAAATGCGCTGGCCGAAAAAGGCATTGAGATGGTGGTGGACGGACTGTCGTTCGAAGAGATGCAGCGGTTGATCAAGGAGCATGACATCGCCTGCCCGGACTGCGGCGCGAAGGATTTTACCGACATCCGCCAGTTTAACCTGATGTTCAAAACGTTCCAGGGCGTGACCGAGACGTCCGCCAATCAAATCTATTTGCGGCCGGAGACGGCGCAGGGCATTTTTGTCAACTTCAAAAACGTGCAGCGGACGATGCGCAAAAAGCTGCCGTTCGGCATCGGGCAGATCGGCAAGAGCTTCCGCAACGAGATTACGCCCGGCAACTTTACGTTCCGCACCCGCGAATTCGAGCAGATGGAGCTGGAATTTTTCTGCAAGCCGGGCGATGACCTGAAATGGTTCGAATACTGGCGTGAGTTTTGCTACAAGTGGTTGCTCGGCCTCGGCATGACGGAGAAAAATCTGCGCCTGCGCGACCATTCGCCGGAGGAATTGTCGCACTACAGCAACGCGACGACCGACATCGAATACAAGTTCCCGTTCGGATGGGGTGAGCTGTGGGGGATCGCCGACCGGACCGACTTTGATCTGCGGCGTCACATGGAGCATTCTGGCGAGGATTTTCACTATCTCGATCCGGAAACCAACGAGAAATTTATTCCCTATTGTATCGAACCTTCCTTGGGGGCGGACCGCGTGACACTGGCGTTCCTGATCGACGCGTACGATGAGGAAGAGCTCGGCGAAGGCGACAAGCGGACGGTGCTCCGCTTCCATCCGGCGCTCGCTCCGGTGAAAGCGGCCATTTTGCCGCTGTCGAAGAAGCTTTCAGAGGAAGCGTACAAGATTTATGAAGTGCTGTCGGCCGAGTTCAACTGCGATTTTGATGAAACGGGCTCGATCGGCAAACGCTACCGCCGGCAGGACGAGATCGGCACCCCGTTCTGCATCACTTACGACTTTGACTCGCAAACAGACGGCCAGGTCACTGTCCGCGAACGCGATTCGATGGAACAGGTCCGCATGCCGATCCGCGAGCTGAAGGAGTATTTGGCGGAAAAAGTGAAGTTTTAG
- the recO gene encoding DNA repair protein RecO, whose protein sequence is MEKTEGIVLRAIDYGETNKIVTLLTAKYGKIAVLAKGANKPQSRFFSVCQPFVHGQWLVYGGNSGMFSASQAEVLDSFRAIREDLYLSAYAVCMAELADLIFVEREPIPGSFPLLLHMFRHLVAGKDPDILLRIFESKMWFAAGIQPNLTECAHCGNRLDVAVRFSIRLAGPLCQPCHEADPIAIWMKPATHKLLRLFQIVDIARLGQVKVGEDVKLQLDKIHRQYLEEQGGISLKSRQFLDQLNKYGLHH, encoded by the coding sequence TTGGAAAAGACGGAAGGCATTGTGCTTCGGGCGATCGACTACGGGGAAACCAACAAAATCGTCACGCTGCTGACAGCGAAATACGGCAAAATCGCTGTTCTGGCAAAAGGAGCCAACAAACCGCAATCGCGGTTCTTTTCCGTTTGCCAGCCGTTTGTGCATGGACAATGGCTGGTGTATGGCGGAAATTCCGGCATGTTTTCCGCATCGCAGGCGGAGGTGCTCGATTCGTTTCGAGCGATCCGCGAAGACTTGTATCTGTCTGCCTATGCCGTCTGCATGGCCGAGTTGGCGGATCTGATTTTCGTCGAGCGCGAGCCGATCCCGGGCTCGTTTCCGCTTTTGCTGCACATGTTTCGTCACCTGGTGGCGGGCAAAGATCCGGACATTCTGTTGCGGATTTTTGAAAGCAAAATGTGGTTTGCCGCGGGCATTCAACCCAACTTGACGGAATGCGCCCATTGCGGAAACCGGTTGGATGTAGCCGTTCGCTTCTCGATTCGGCTGGCCGGACCGCTCTGTCAACCATGTCACGAGGCGGATCCCATTGCGATCTGGATGAAACCGGCGACACACAAATTGCTCCGGTTGTTCCAGATCGTCGATATTGCGCGGCTGGGCCAGGTGAAGGTGGGGGAAGACGTAAAACTGCAATTGGATAAAATCCACCGGCAATATCTCGAGGAACAGGGCGGCATTTCTCTAAAGTCCCGGCAATTCCTCGATCAACTCAACAAATACGGGCTGCACCATTGA
- a CDS encoding YqzL family protein codes for MRDFSWRYFCATGEIDAYLLYKACETVGSHNEVSATSSEEDPADEE; via the coding sequence GTGCGAGACTTTTCGTGGCGCTATTTCTGTGCAACCGGTGAGATCGACGCGTATCTGCTGTACAAGGCATGCGAAACTGTAGGCAGTCACAACGAAGTCTCAGCGACATCCAGTGAAGAGGATCCGGCCGACGAAGAATAG